One window from the genome of Streptomyces cadmiisoli encodes:
- a CDS encoding DUF397 domain-containing protein produces the protein MPVDRQPAASEGIWFKSSYSGGNTTECVEAAFVPKGVLIRDSKVPKGPQVAVSAGAWSRFVATALR, from the coding sequence ATGCCCGTCGATCGTCAGCCTGCCGCCTCCGAAGGCATCTGGTTCAAGTCTTCGTACAGCGGCGGCAACACCACTGAGTGCGTTGAGGCCGCGTTTGTGCCAAAAGGGGTGCTGATACGCGATTCCAAGGTGCCCAAAGGTCCCCAGGTCGCTGTGTCGGCCGGAGCCTGGTCCAGATTCGTGGCTACCGCGCTTCGGTGA
- a CDS encoding helix-turn-helix domain-containing protein translates to MPERTTTRRRQLGAMMRKLRARKALTLEEAGRLVGVSKATISRYETQSGPVKWIVIDALCREYGATDAERTAVVRLAKEAKQQGWWSSFADSIPESMNLLLTLEDDAVRESHFSCVYVPGLLQTRAYSTALQKANEVPLEAEAIERLVDIRMKRQEILARPNPPHLWAILDESVIRRVVGSPGIMKEQLDRLLVATESSHITLQILPFSKGAHAAALGSFVIVGGPEPSLDVVYVDFHAGSLFLEKEEELDRYRLAFEYLRAQALDMEASSAMIHRVRKEL, encoded by the coding sequence ATGCCCGAACGGACCACCACACGGCGTCGGCAACTGGGCGCGATGATGCGCAAGTTGCGAGCCCGCAAAGCCCTGACTCTTGAGGAGGCTGGGAGGCTGGTCGGGGTATCGAAGGCGACGATCAGCAGGTACGAAACGCAGTCGGGGCCGGTCAAGTGGATCGTCATCGATGCGCTGTGCCGTGAGTACGGGGCAACCGACGCCGAGCGGACAGCGGTTGTGCGCCTGGCCAAGGAGGCCAAGCAGCAAGGATGGTGGAGCTCCTTCGCGGACTCCATCCCTGAGAGCATGAATCTCCTGCTCACGCTTGAGGACGACGCGGTACGGGAGAGTCACTTCTCCTGTGTCTATGTCCCCGGTCTTCTCCAGACGCGCGCCTACAGCACAGCACTGCAGAAGGCCAACGAAGTTCCTCTGGAGGCGGAGGCGATTGAGCGGCTCGTCGACATCCGTATGAAGCGTCAGGAGATCCTGGCTCGCCCCAACCCGCCTCATCTCTGGGCGATCCTCGACGAGTCAGTTATCCGTCGCGTGGTCGGTTCACCCGGGATCATGAAGGAGCAGCTTGACCGGCTCCTCGTGGCAACCGAATCCAGCCACATCACGCTTCAGATACTGCCCTTCTCCAAGGGAGCCCACGCTGCTGCGCTCGGAAGCTTCGTCATCGTTGGCGGACCGGAACCAAGCCTCGACGTCGTATACGTGGACTTCCACGCCGGCTCCCTCTTCCTGGAGAAGGAGGAGGAACTGGACCGATACAGACTTGCGTTCGAGTACCTGCGCGCACAAGCGTTGGACATGGAAGCTTCGTCCGCCATGATCCATCGCGTCCGCAAGGAGCTGTGA
- a CDS encoding ATP-binding protein: protein MHGHEVSELPLRYVLPFYAVPAEVRLLRRAALRQMRDWGVLAAVDDAELIVTELATNVMKHVGEGASATLVLERRGDRLRVEVHDMSKAMPSPGPMACGDECGRGLHLVAALAADWGTALTATGKSVWCEIPAGAGRGRLGFERAAAALDSYQSVGSSAAPGGPAPDAGREQSVVELIADLLYWSAARGDEPGEILDRAQTRYEAEAGAAQ from the coding sequence ATGCACGGACACGAGGTCAGCGAACTGCCGCTCCGCTACGTCCTGCCGTTCTATGCGGTGCCAGCCGAGGTACGTCTACTCCGCCGAGCTGCCTTACGGCAGATGCGCGACTGGGGAGTGCTGGCAGCCGTAGATGACGCGGAGCTCATCGTCACGGAATTGGCGACGAACGTCATGAAGCACGTCGGCGAGGGTGCTTCAGCGACCTTGGTCCTTGAGCGGAGAGGCGACCGGCTCCGAGTCGAAGTCCACGACATGAGCAAGGCAATGCCATCCCCCGGGCCAATGGCCTGTGGCGATGAATGCGGGCGTGGTCTTCATTTGGTGGCGGCACTGGCGGCCGACTGGGGCACGGCGCTAACTGCGACGGGCAAGTCAGTTTGGTGCGAAATCCCTGCTGGTGCGGGACGGGGACGCCTGGGCTTTGAGCGAGCTGCAGCGGCTCTTGACAGCTATCAGAGTGTCGGCAGCAGTGCGGCTCCCGGGGGACCAGCGCCCGATGCGGGGCGCGAGCAGTCGGTGGTTGAGCTGATTGCAGACCTTCTGTACTGGAGCGCTGCACGTGGCGACGAACCAGGCGAGATCCTCGATCGCGCGCAGACGCGTTACGAAGCCGAAGCGGGGGCGGCTCAGTGA
- a CDS encoding HNH endonuclease gives MRIPAWTEDELVLAGALVVKNAWRELRTGAREVQELSELLRSLPIHDADARALPGFRSPDSVSRKTTDFMTNHGLYTGKATRCGKPTLLMIAAFTQREAEMLQAAHAIEEGIGSGELQRVAPQPDELDETGTTAIEGRLLVRRALARERDPKLRAMKVQQARRLGRQLRCEVCDFDFARTYGDLGDGYIEVHHVTPLHVSGTRETKLDDLACLCANCHRMCHRNRPGESWRTPSSLRELIRKSAH, from the coding sequence GTGCGGATACCTGCGTGGACCGAGGACGAGCTGGTGCTGGCCGGCGCGCTCGTCGTGAAGAACGCCTGGCGCGAGCTGCGGACCGGCGCCCGGGAGGTCCAAGAGCTCTCGGAGCTGCTTCGTTCCCTGCCCATCCACGACGCGGACGCACGCGCCCTGCCGGGCTTCCGCTCTCCGGACAGTGTGAGCCGTAAGACCACGGACTTCATGACGAACCATGGGCTGTACACAGGGAAAGCCACTCGGTGTGGCAAGCCCACGTTGCTCATGATCGCGGCGTTCACCCAGCGGGAAGCCGAGATGCTCCAGGCCGCGCATGCCATCGAGGAAGGCATCGGTTCTGGGGAGCTCCAGCGCGTTGCACCGCAGCCTGACGAACTCGACGAGACTGGCACCACAGCCATCGAGGGCCGGCTCCTCGTGCGCCGCGCCCTCGCTCGCGAGCGAGACCCGAAGCTCCGCGCGATGAAGGTCCAACAGGCCAGGCGACTCGGGCGACAGCTCCGCTGTGAAGTCTGCGACTTCGATTTCGCCCGCACCTACGGTGACCTGGGCGACGGCTACATCGAAGTCCACCATGTCACTCCCCTGCACGTCTCCGGGACCCGGGAGACCAAACTTGACGATCTCGCGTGCCTGTGCGCCAACTGCCACCGAATGTGTCACAGGAACCGTCCCGGAGAATCCTGGCGCACACCCAGCTCTCTTCGGGAGCTGATACGGAAGTCCGCTCACTGA
- a CDS encoding DNA cytosine methyltransferase, which produces MTRTNRLKYTSVEICAGAGGQAVGLHNAGFKHTALIEIDKDACQTLRTNIARNSEWDGCKVIEADLKDFEAEELGLKPGDLDLLAGGVPCPPFSAAGKQLGADDERDLFPTMLSLVDDLEPKAVMIENVRGLLDPKFAEYRQSIVKRLEAMEYEVCYWDLLEAKNYGVPQLRPRAILVAMKPRYAKHFQHAKPEERELVSVGQALHDSMRARYDAVAGDHRAELAFKRWYEKALEGVAPTVVGGSKKHGGADLGPTRAKRAWADLGVCGLGVANEPHEMKDAERDLFASAGPKLTVTQAALVQGFPEDWKFHGRKTAAYRQVGNAFPPPVAQAVGEQIYAALEAAAETEQSTGAALP; this is translated from the coding sequence ATGACCCGCACGAACAGGCTCAAATACACCTCTGTGGAGATCTGCGCCGGAGCCGGCGGACAGGCCGTGGGCCTGCATAACGCCGGCTTCAAGCACACGGCGCTGATCGAGATCGACAAGGACGCATGCCAGACCCTCAGGACGAACATCGCACGGAACAGCGAGTGGGATGGCTGCAAAGTCATCGAAGCTGATCTGAAGGACTTCGAGGCGGAGGAGTTGGGGCTGAAGCCAGGAGATCTTGATCTTCTGGCGGGTGGCGTGCCCTGCCCTCCGTTTTCGGCAGCCGGAAAACAGCTAGGAGCTGACGACGAGCGCGATCTTTTCCCAACCATGCTCAGCCTCGTGGATGACCTGGAACCCAAGGCCGTCATGATCGAGAACGTGCGTGGTCTGCTCGACCCGAAGTTTGCCGAGTACAGGCAGAGCATTGTGAAAAGGCTCGAAGCCATGGAGTACGAGGTGTGCTATTGGGATCTTCTTGAAGCCAAGAACTACGGGGTTCCGCAACTGAGGCCCAGGGCCATCCTGGTGGCGATGAAGCCGCGGTACGCCAAGCACTTCCAGCACGCCAAGCCAGAGGAACGCGAGCTTGTGAGCGTGGGGCAGGCGCTTCACGACTCCATGCGCGCACGTTATGACGCCGTTGCAGGTGATCACAGGGCCGAGCTGGCTTTCAAGCGATGGTATGAGAAGGCCCTGGAGGGCGTGGCACCCACGGTCGTCGGCGGTTCCAAGAAGCATGGTGGCGCCGACCTCGGTCCCACCAGGGCGAAGCGTGCGTGGGCAGATCTTGGGGTATGCGGGCTCGGGGTGGCGAACGAGCCGCACGAAATGAAGGACGCGGAGCGTGACCTTTTTGCTTCCGCCGGTCCCAAACTCACTGTGACGCAAGCTGCCCTCGTACAGGGGTTCCCCGAGGACTGGAAGTTCCACGGACGCAAGACGGCTGCATATCGCCAAGTTGGGAATGCGTTTCCGCCCCCGGTTGCCCAGGCGGTCGGGGAACAGATCTATGCCGCTCTCGAGGCTGCTGCTGAGACAGAACAGTCCACAGGGGCAGCGCTCCCTTAA
- a CDS encoding very short patch repair endonuclease: MQAIRSRDTKPERQIRSLLHAQGLRYRVAAKPLPDLRRTADIVFRSTKLAVFIDGCYWHGCPEHYVPPRTNPGYWSDKVARNMARDRDTNEQLRAAGWTVLRFWEHDPANACAVKIAATVSRLRKAQG; this comes from the coding sequence ATGCAGGCTATACGCAGCCGCGACACCAAGCCGGAGCGGCAGATCCGCAGCTTGCTGCACGCTCAGGGCTTGCGCTACCGCGTCGCCGCGAAACCACTGCCAGATCTTCGCCGAACCGCCGACATCGTCTTCCGCTCTACAAAACTAGCCGTGTTCATCGACGGCTGCTACTGGCACGGCTGCCCCGAGCACTACGTCCCACCACGTACGAACCCGGGCTACTGGTCCGACAAAGTCGCTCGCAATATGGCCCGAGACCGAGACACCAATGAACAGCTCCGAGCGGCAGGCTGGACCGTGCTCCGCTTCTGGGAGCACGACCCAGCCAACGCCTGCGCCGTCAAGATTGCAGCGACCGTGAGCCGTCTTAGAAAGGCGCAGGGTTAA
- a CDS encoding NaeI family type II restriction endonuclease: MLVREHLLSLDPKGERFARILRQTIDQLLDGEHTGRYDWHELHKTEKTHAGTLVEINLLREFGFASGTDMDYLIQGIEVDCKFSQKLYGWMIPPEALDEICLVVWADDHQSLWSAGLLRANREKLTTSGNVTKKGNRDGKFQLTKAHHSLVSWLWHKEALEENLLLHISPEIRAAIFVAGSNSKRSPGQARVNELFRRAQKRRISRTVVRTVAQQKDYMKRVRYNGGAREKLRAEGILICGDYPNHQAVAAQLGLPVPQEGENVSIRVVEAKAHHDGQPGVVLEGRRWVEAGPDDPEERAPLLPETKKYAEVAD, translated from the coding sequence ATGCTCGTGCGCGAGCACTTGCTGAGTCTCGACCCAAAGGGCGAGCGCTTCGCTCGCATTTTGCGGCAGACCATCGACCAGCTCCTCGACGGTGAGCACACAGGGCGGTACGACTGGCATGAATTGCACAAGACAGAAAAGACACACGCAGGCACGCTGGTAGAAATTAATCTTCTGCGCGAATTCGGATTCGCTAGTGGCACTGACATGGATTACCTGATCCAGGGCATTGAGGTCGACTGTAAGTTCTCACAGAAGCTGTACGGGTGGATGATCCCACCGGAGGCTTTGGATGAAATTTGCCTCGTGGTCTGGGCCGACGATCACCAGAGCCTGTGGAGCGCCGGCCTGTTGCGTGCCAACCGTGAGAAACTCACCACAAGCGGAAATGTCACAAAGAAGGGAAACCGTGACGGAAAGTTCCAACTGACTAAGGCGCATCATTCGCTTGTCAGCTGGCTCTGGCACAAGGAGGCCCTAGAGGAAAATCTTCTTCTACATATCAGCCCGGAAATCCGAGCAGCGATCTTCGTAGCCGGTTCCAACTCGAAACGAAGTCCCGGGCAGGCGAGAGTCAACGAACTGTTCCGCCGCGCACAAAAGCGCCGCATAAGCCGTACTGTAGTGCGAACTGTCGCGCAGCAGAAGGACTATATGAAACGCGTACGTTACAACGGCGGTGCCCGTGAAAAACTGCGCGCCGAAGGGATCTTGATTTGTGGCGACTACCCTAATCACCAGGCTGTCGCTGCCCAGCTCGGGCTCCCTGTTCCTCAGGAGGGCGAGAACGTTAGCATTCGAGTTGTCGAGGCCAAAGCGCACCACGATGGTCAGCCCGGTGTCGTACTGGAAGGCAGACGGTGGGTTGAGGCTGGTCCCGATGATCCGGAAGAGCGGGCTCCCTTGCTGCCAGAGACGAAGAAATATGCCGAGGTAGCGGACTGA
- a CDS encoding SEC-C domain-containing protein — MRPDTPAENVDHHAEAARLERTAALYPEDAEALLLRAAAHLELADDRPAASALYDHLLSSADGLENPQLIRALKASNLWEYGHEAEARAIIEGVRMSAPRDPAPWVIIAEALESHDELEAAQETFTEGARLLLTDGAEPPRATHPLLFGRHRVRRMLGVAHDEWDTLADTLHSMPVSLDELHDPKRVWSLGSDNPAELEAEISRLRAELGAYREALSRPFPVAVLHWPAGELTELLSAYPSLDAEYPTHEEHLATIEASLRELSASGTPNLGIVTGTVPSYEAFAASEGSSPNDATLLPQYATTLAARGRATAWPPQTGAGCWCGSGAVYGECHGSAD, encoded by the coding sequence ATGCGCCCCGACACGCCTGCCGAGAACGTCGACCACCACGCCGAAGCGGCCCGCCTGGAGCGAACCGCCGCCCTGTACCCGGAGGATGCCGAGGCCCTCCTGCTGCGAGCCGCGGCCCATTTGGAACTGGCCGACGACCGCCCCGCCGCGTCCGCGCTCTACGACCACCTGCTGTCCTCCGCGGACGGCCTGGAGAACCCGCAGCTGATCCGAGCCCTGAAGGCCTCGAACCTGTGGGAGTACGGCCACGAGGCGGAGGCACGGGCGATCATCGAGGGAGTCCGGATGTCGGCTCCGCGGGACCCCGCCCCCTGGGTGATCATCGCCGAAGCCCTGGAGTCCCACGACGAGTTGGAAGCGGCGCAGGAGACGTTCACGGAGGGCGCGCGGCTGCTCCTGACGGACGGCGCGGAGCCCCCGCGCGCCACGCACCCGCTCCTCTTCGGCCGCCACCGGGTACGGCGCATGCTGGGCGTCGCCCACGACGAGTGGGACACCCTGGCCGACACGCTGCACTCGATGCCGGTGTCCCTGGACGAGCTCCACGACCCGAAGCGGGTCTGGTCCCTGGGCTCCGACAACCCGGCGGAACTGGAGGCCGAGATCTCCCGCCTGCGCGCGGAACTGGGCGCGTACCGCGAGGCGTTGTCCCGCCCCTTCCCGGTGGCGGTGCTGCACTGGCCGGCGGGCGAACTGACGGAACTGCTGTCCGCGTACCCGTCCCTGGACGCGGAGTACCCGACCCACGAGGAACACCTCGCGACGATAGAGGCGTCCTTGCGGGAACTGTCGGCGTCCGGCACGCCGAACCTGGGCATCGTGACGGGCACGGTCCCTTCGTACGAGGCGTTCGCCGCCTCGGAGGGCTCCTCCCCGAACGACGCGACACTGCTCCCCCAGTACGCGACGACGCTGGCAGCCCGCGGCAGGGCCACAGCTTGGCCCCCGCAGACGGGGGCGGGGTGTTGGTGCGGGTCGGGGGCGGTCTATGGGGAGTGTCACGGGTCGGCGGACTGA
- a CDS encoding VOC family protein: MGDLLGRARVATRLPAGDLARARRFYSEMLGLEPVDERPGGLLYRCGGVEFVLFRSAGASPGTFTQMAWQVDDIETVVSVLERRGVVFEDVDLPGMRTRHGIAEIEGNYPSKGARGERGAWFRDSEGNLLGVGQPVV, from the coding sequence ATGGGTGATCTTCTCGGGCGGGCCCGCGTCGCGACCCGGCTGCCGGCCGGTGATCTGGCGCGGGCCCGGCGCTTCTACTCGGAGATGCTCGGGCTGGAGCCCGTCGACGAGCGGCCGGGCGGGCTGCTGTACCGGTGCGGGGGAGTCGAGTTCGTCCTGTTCCGGTCCGCCGGGGCCTCCCCCGGGACGTTCACGCAGATGGCCTGGCAGGTCGACGACATCGAGACCGTCGTGTCGGTGCTGGAGCGGCGGGGCGTGGTCTTCGAGGACGTCGACCTGCCCGGGATGCGGACGCGGCACGGTATCGCCGAGATCGAGGGCAACTACCCGAGCAAGGGCGCACGCGGTGAGCGCGGCGCCTGGTTCCGGGACAGCGAGGGGAACCTGCTCGGCGTCGGGCAGCCCGTCGTCTGA
- a CDS encoding class E sortase: protein MRLHVVHHGTRRRRALRRRVLWTGGEVLLSVGVVLLLLVAHQLWWTNRQARQGAEREVQALERQWDGGGGHAGTDQPPAASPVSPATSTPSTPSPASSAEGRSAGGGRSSAGGDGRPRWSRAYAILTVPRLDLRVPVAEGVSKPDVLNKGYVGHYPGTQQPGQAGNFALAGHRNAHGEPFRYINRLRPRDVIEVETRSAVYTYAVDSTLPQTSARDSGVIGRVPRSGVRPGHGYTDPGYFITLTTCTPEYTSRYRLVVWGKLLSMRPR, encoded by the coding sequence ATGCGGCTTCACGTCGTGCACCACGGCACACGGCGCAGGCGCGCTCTGCGGCGGCGCGTGCTGTGGACCGGTGGTGAGGTCCTGCTCAGCGTCGGCGTCGTGCTCCTGCTGCTCGTCGCGCACCAGCTGTGGTGGACCAACCGGCAGGCCAGACAGGGCGCCGAGCGGGAGGTCCAGGCACTGGAGCGGCAGTGGGACGGCGGGGGCGGCCACGCGGGTACGGACCAGCCACCCGCCGCGTCGCCCGTTTCCCCGGCCACGTCCACCCCTTCCACGCCCTCTCCAGCCTCCTCCGCCGAGGGCCGGTCCGCCGGCGGTGGCCGCTCGTCGGCCGGTGGCGACGGACGCCCGCGCTGGTCCCGGGCCTACGCCATCCTCACCGTCCCGCGCCTCGACCTCCGCGTCCCCGTCGCCGAGGGCGTCAGCAAGCCCGACGTCCTGAACAAGGGGTACGTCGGCCACTATCCCGGCACACAGCAGCCCGGCCAGGCCGGGAACTTTGCGCTGGCCGGGCACCGCAACGCCCACGGCGAACCCTTCCGGTACATCAACCGGCTGCGGCCCAGGGACGTCATCGAGGTCGAGACGAGAAGCGCGGTGTACACCTACGCCGTGGACTCCACCCTGCCGCAGACCTCCGCCCGCGACTCGGGCGTCATCGGGCGGGTTCCCCGGTCGGGCGTCAGGCCCGGTCACGGCTACACCGACCCCGGATACTTCATCACCCTCACCACCTGCACCCCCGAGTACACCTCCCGCTACCGCCTGGTGGTGTGGGGCAAGCTCCTCTCCATGCGGCCGCGCTAG
- a CDS encoding MFS transporter, with the protein MPRFNERTLTATGPRTAAPATERTHPRATLALTSAATAVALMTYTAPLVTLPEVAASLHTPLSAQAWLLNGTPLGLAALLLVAGSLADDYGRRRIFVAGTLALGITTALGALATSTWPFTLARVAQGAASAALLASSLGLIVHAFPTARGRLHATGVWGAFVSGGIAIGPVVAGALPGWRTAFAVLGGAALVVAALSARMLTESRAPRGGRPDLGGALTFGLALIALVAALTLGRDGWLRAPVGLLLLAAVALLGLFVAVERRVRTPMIDLALLRRPRFLASSSGGLFTGLAVIGLFSFLPALLQRSLGLSPMATALLFLLWSGLSFAVALQARRLAGRVPPRAQLAIGFVLHAAGTLTLLGAVGSGSWVRLLPGFVIAGVGSGLLNAALPLLAVESVPAARAAMGSGAQQTFRYIGSCAGVALTIALVTSSNGGLAHGANIAILVSAGLALLAAVSVLVLRERA; encoded by the coding sequence ATGCCTAGGTTCAATGAACGAACTCTCACCGCGACCGGCCCCCGCACCGCGGCGCCCGCGACGGAGCGCACCCACCCCCGCGCCACCCTCGCCCTGACCAGCGCCGCCACCGCCGTCGCCCTGATGACCTACACCGCGCCGCTGGTGACGCTCCCCGAAGTGGCCGCCTCGCTGCACACCCCGCTCTCCGCCCAGGCCTGGCTCCTGAACGGCACCCCGCTGGGCCTCGCCGCCCTCCTCCTGGTGGCCGGCAGCCTCGCCGACGACTACGGCCGCCGCCGGATCTTCGTCGCCGGCACGCTCGCCCTCGGCATCACCACCGCGCTCGGCGCCCTCGCCACCTCGACCTGGCCGTTCACCCTGGCCCGGGTCGCCCAGGGCGCGGCCAGCGCGGCCCTCCTCGCCAGCAGCCTGGGCCTCATCGTCCACGCGTTCCCGACAGCGCGCGGCCGTCTGCACGCGACCGGTGTGTGGGGCGCGTTCGTGAGCGGCGGCATCGCGATCGGCCCGGTCGTCGCGGGCGCCCTGCCGGGCTGGCGCACGGCGTTCGCGGTGCTGGGCGGCGCCGCCCTGGTCGTGGCCGCCCTGTCCGCGCGGATGCTGACCGAGAGCCGCGCCCCGCGCGGCGGCCGACCGGACCTCGGCGGCGCCCTCACCTTCGGCCTGGCCCTGATCGCCCTGGTGGCGGCACTGACGCTGGGCCGGGACGGCTGGCTGCGGGCACCTGTGGGACTGCTGCTGCTGGCGGCCGTGGCCCTGCTCGGCCTCTTCGTCGCGGTCGAGCGGCGGGTACGGACCCCGATGATCGACCTCGCTCTGCTGCGCCGCCCGCGCTTCCTGGCCTCCTCCTCCGGCGGGCTGTTCACCGGCCTCGCGGTCATCGGCCTGTTCAGCTTCCTGCCGGCACTGCTCCAGCGGTCCCTCGGACTCTCCCCGATGGCCACGGCGCTGCTGTTCCTGCTGTGGTCCGGGCTGTCGTTCGCCGTGGCGCTCCAGGCCCGCCGACTGGCCGGGCGGGTACCGCCGCGCGCCCAGCTCGCGATCGGCTTCGTCCTGCACGCGGCCGGAACGCTGACGCTGCTGGGCGCCGTCGGCTCCGGATCCTGGGTACGGCTGCTGCCGGGCTTCGTGATCGCCGGCGTCGGCAGCGGTCTGCTCAACGCGGCGCTGCCGCTGCTCGCGGTGGAGTCGGTGCCCGCCGCCCGGGCCGCGATGGGCTCCGGCGCGCAGCAGACGTTCCGCTACATCGGCTCCTGCGCGGGCGTGGCCCTGACCATCGCCCTCGTGACCTCGTCGAACGGCGGCCTCGCACACGGCGCGAACATCGCGATCCTGGTGTCGGCCGGGCTGGCGCTGCTGGCGGCGGTGAGCGTGCTGGTGCTGCGGGAGCGCGCGTGA
- a CDS encoding winged helix-turn-helix transcriptional regulator, with translation MALGKDYATQECSIARALEIVGERWTLLVIRDALYGVRRYNDFLVHLGIPRAVLAARLQTLTAEGILEKRRYQQSPPRDEYVVTDRGVALWPTLRSLGLWGREHYGEPALRIFRHADCGTEIGRYGECPACGTFVALGDVLMVPGPGADRNPADPVSRALLKPKRMLEPIEMDAA, from the coding sequence ATGGCACTGGGCAAGGACTACGCGACGCAGGAATGCTCGATCGCCCGCGCGCTGGAGATCGTCGGGGAGCGGTGGACGCTGCTCGTCATCCGCGACGCGCTGTACGGCGTACGGCGCTACAACGACTTCCTCGTCCACCTCGGCATCCCGCGTGCCGTCCTCGCGGCCCGCCTCCAGACGCTCACCGCGGAGGGGATCCTGGAGAAGCGCCGGTACCAGCAGTCGCCGCCGCGCGACGAGTACGTCGTCACGGACCGCGGCGTCGCCCTGTGGCCCACCCTGCGGTCGCTCGGGCTGTGGGGCCGCGAGCACTACGGCGAGCCCGCGCTGCGGATCTTCCGGCACGCGGACTGCGGCACCGAGATCGGTCGGTACGGCGAGTGCCCCGCCTGCGGAACCTTCGTGGCCCTCGGAGACGTCCTCATGGTGCCGGGCCCCGGCGCCGACCGGAACCCGGCCGACCCGGTCAGCCGCGCGCTGCTGAAGCCGAAGCGGATGCTGGAGCCGATCGAGATGGACGCGGCGTAG
- a CDS encoding DUF6412 domain-containing protein, with protein MRSWANQRPVAALLPLLLQLALLDTGSLSATVALAATAAAGSALAVCALVSARCAPTVPPTRVRTAIRDRDRRTAFLPQRDPDARGRTRPRAPGHALPTTVA; from the coding sequence ATGCGCAGCTGGGCGAATCAGCGTCCCGTCGCCGCGCTGCTGCCGCTTCTCCTCCAGCTCGCGCTGCTGGACACCGGCAGCCTCTCCGCCACCGTGGCGCTCGCCGCGACCGCCGCGGCCGGGTCGGCGCTCGCCGTGTGCGCGCTCGTCTCCGCGCGCTGCGCGCCCACCGTGCCGCCGACCCGTGTGCGCACGGCCATCCGTGACCGGGACCGGCGTACGGCCTTCCTGCCGCAACGCGACCCCGACGCCAGAGGGCGAACCCGCCCCAGGGCGCCCGGGCACGCCCTCCCGACGACCGTCGCGTAG
- a CDS encoding YidC/Oxa1 family membrane protein insertase: MSVFANLVEQLAELLEPVFHASAAAAAIVLFTALVRLLVHPLSRAAARGQKARTELQPKIAELRKKHGRNPERLQQAVLELHTKEKVSPLAGCLPGLLQLPAFFVLYHVFSNRTIGGEENSLLGHRLLDAPLGHRWVDALDDGGVFGAAGLVYVGLFAVVIAVATFNYRRSKRMTAAQALPAGGGEQVPGIGAVVKVMPFISFFTVVTVAVVPLAAALYVVTSTTWSAVERAVLYR, translated from the coding sequence ATGTCCGTTTTCGCCAACCTGGTCGAGCAGCTCGCCGAGCTGCTGGAACCGGTCTTCCACGCCTCCGCGGCCGCCGCCGCCATCGTCCTGTTCACCGCGCTCGTACGGCTGCTGGTGCATCCGCTGTCCAGGGCGGCGGCACGGGGGCAGAAGGCGCGTACCGAGCTGCAGCCGAAGATCGCCGAACTGCGGAAGAAGCACGGCAGGAACCCCGAGCGGCTTCAGCAGGCCGTACTGGAACTGCACACGAAGGAGAAGGTGTCACCGCTGGCCGGGTGCCTGCCCGGCCTGCTCCAGCTGCCCGCGTTCTTCGTGCTCTACCACGTGTTCTCGAACCGGACGATCGGCGGCGAGGAGAACTCGCTGCTCGGCCACCGGCTGCTGGACGCTCCCCTCGGGCACCGCTGGGTGGACGCCCTGGACGACGGCGGGGTGTTCGGTGCGGCGGGGCTGGTGTACGTCGGGCTGTTCGCTGTCGTCATCGCCGTGGCCACGTTCAACTACCGCCGCAGCAAGCGGATGACCGCCGCCCAGGCACTGCCGGCGGGCGGCGGTGAGCAGGTGCCCGGGATCGGGGCGGTGGTGAAGGTCATGCCGTTCATCTCGTTCTTCACCGTGGTGACCGTGGCGGTGGTGCCGCTGGCGGCCGCGCTGTACGTGGTGACCAGCACGACGTGGAGCGCGGTCGAGCGGGCCGTCCTCTACCGGTGA